A part of Pseudoalteromonas arctica A 37-1-2 genomic DNA contains:
- a CDS encoding phage major capsid protein, P2 family, whose translation MKTRTKQLFIAVLAGMASNYGVASMNEQFNVGPTTEQRLYDATYDSVEFLQLINTALVDDIVGQSVMMSVDGGVTGRAGVESDDTKERQTRDVAGLAKREYRCHPVECDIHLSWAKMDQWSKFPDFHQRYRNHVRQAIALDIIKIGFHGTSAAPFTNIATNTMLQDVNIGWLQLIRRDAPERAVSEGATVDEIRIGAGGDYENLDQAVFDALQAIPEHKRVNMVAIIGDELLANDQNKLYAKQSHTPSEKTKIELEQIIKTYGGLASYKIPFFPARGILVTSFDNLSHYVQSGSTRTHVEDNPKKKRVEDYLSRNDCYYIEDLEKVAYFESANVKLPNKAGTGWE comes from the coding sequence AAACCAGAACAAAACAATTATTTATCGCAGTACTTGCAGGCATGGCCAGCAACTACGGCGTAGCATCAATGAACGAGCAGTTCAACGTAGGGCCAACAACTGAGCAGCGCTTATACGACGCAACGTACGACTCAGTAGAGTTTCTACAATTAATTAACACCGCACTAGTAGACGACATCGTAGGCCAATCAGTAATGATGAGCGTAGACGGTGGCGTAACAGGCCGTGCCGGTGTAGAAAGCGACGACACCAAAGAGCGCCAAACGCGCGACGTAGCAGGCCTAGCAAAACGCGAATACCGTTGCCACCCAGTAGAATGCGACATTCACTTATCATGGGCAAAAATGGATCAGTGGTCAAAATTCCCCGACTTCCATCAGCGCTATCGCAATCACGTACGCCAAGCAATTGCACTCGACATTATTAAAATCGGCTTTCATGGCACATCAGCCGCACCGTTTACAAACATTGCAACTAACACAATGCTGCAAGACGTAAATATCGGCTGGCTGCAACTCATTCGCCGCGACGCACCAGAGCGCGCAGTAAGCGAAGGCGCAACCGTTGACGAAATTCGTATTGGTGCCGGTGGTGATTACGAAAACCTAGACCAAGCCGTGTTCGACGCACTGCAAGCAATCCCAGAGCACAAGCGCGTAAACATGGTTGCCATCATTGGCGACGAACTACTAGCAAACGACCAAAACAAGTTGTATGCAAAGCAGTCGCACACGCCAAGCGAAAAAACCAAAATCGAACTTGAGCAAATCATTAAAACATATGGCGGCCTAGCCAGTTATAAAATTCCGTTCTTTCCAGCGCGCGGCATTTTAGTAACAAGTTTCGACAACCTAAGTCACTACGTGCAATCAGGATCAACCCGCACCCACGTAGAAGACAACCCAAAAAAGAAACGCGTAGAAGACTACCTATCACGTAACGACTGTTACTACATCGAAGACCTCGAAAAAGTAGCCTACTTCGAATCAGCCAACGTAAAACTGCCAAATAAAGCAGGCACCGGCTGGGAATAG